A section of the Acipenser ruthenus chromosome 39, fAciRut3.2 maternal haplotype, whole genome shotgun sequence genome encodes:
- the LOC117397297 gene encoding CXADR-like membrane protein, with product MYLSLILFCFMTALSHNIPQMERNAGGCVTLPCKYNRSAVEGADGTIDIEWTVRNVTDPLIWLSGGKVFKKVPRLSPRISFVAHNSTTGDASVRIISLTPEDSGLYHCNVRKGAYINLILVNVTVLDMFDPAVVGENITEIQKNVGESVILPCGYNQSAAEGAEGNVDIEWSIRNQTNFTETLICQSTVYKRNPGMSPRISLVSDNDTTGNASVAIVSLATTDSGLYLCTVWKGCHILHQNTVIVTVLVGKAPAVALISLYVFITLAVCIVLITLLFLGYCHFRKIRNNSASSMYYKENELYETVLRRK from the exons ATGTATCTGTCActaattttattttgctttatgactg CTCTGAGTCACAATATCCCACAGATGGAGAGGAATGCTGGAGGCTGTGTTACTCTGCCCTGCAAATACAACCGGAGTGCTGTCGAGGGAGCTGATGGGACTATTGACATTGAGTGGACTGTCAGGAATGTCACTGACCCACTG ATCTGGCTGTCTGGGGGCAAGGTTTTTAAAAAGGTCCCAAGACTGAGCCCCAGGATCTCTTTTGTGGCTCACAACAGTACCACTGGAGACGCCTCTGTGCGGATTATCTCCCTGACACCAGAAGATTCTGGGCTTTATCACTGTAATGTTCGAAAAGGGGCATACATCAATCTGATTCTTGTTAATGTCACAGTTTTAG ataTGTTTGATCCAGCTGTCGTTGGTGAAAATATCACAGAAATCCAGAAGAATGTTGGAGAAAGCGTTATTCTGCCATGTGGCTACAACCAGAGTGCAGCTGAGGGAGCTGAAGGGAATGTTGACATTGAATGGAGCATCAGAAATCAAACTAACTTCACAGAAACACTG ATCTGCCAATCTACAGTCTATAAAAGGAACCCAGGGATGAGCCCCAGAATCTCTTTAGTGTCTGACAATGATACAACTGGAAATGCTTCCGTGGCGATTGTCTCCCTGGCAACAACAGATTCTGGGCTCTATCTCTGCACAGTATGGAAAGGATGTCACATCTTGCATCAGAATACCGTTATCGTCACGGTTTTAGTTGGGAAGG CACCAGCAGTGGCTTTGATATCACTGTATGTCTTCATCACTTTGGCTGTATGCATTGTATTGATCACTCTTTTGTTTCTGGGATACtgtcatttcagaaaaataag aaacaactctgcatcatccatgtattataag gaaaacgaACTGTATGAAACTGTCCTACGGCGTAAATGA